From the Mycobacterium sp. 155 genome, the window GGATCCTCGGGCCGCAAGCTGTTCAGCCACTGCTGGTGGTAGTCGGCGTCGAAGACCTTGCCCGTCACCAAGGCGCGCATCCAGGTGGCCAGATCGTCGGCGGTGGAAATGGCGCCCCCGGCCGCTTGGGCATATGACGGATTCTGGTGGGTGTAATCGATCGGCTTGAGGGTGCCGGCTTGTGCTGCTGCGACCATGTCGGCCGGGTAGTCCTCGTCGACCATGGCGTACAGCGTCGTTCCGTACATGTAGCCGTGCGCATATGGCTCGGGCAGGGCTGTGTCGTTCACACCGGGCAGTGTGGTGCTCTGCATGCCGAACGGAGCGAACAGGCGGTCATGGAGTTGTTCGGCCAGCGGCCGACCGCCGACTTTCTCGGCGGCCAGGCCCAGCAGCGCGTAGTTGGTATTGCAGTACTCGTAGGTGCTGTCCGGCGGGGCACTCGTCTGGTGCGCGAAGGCGATTCCCAGCACTTGCTGCGGCGTCCATGGTTTCGCCGGGTCGGCGTCGAGCGCTGCCGAGAGCTCGGGAGCGTTGGTGTAGCAGTAAAGTCCGCTGCGCATCGTCAACAGGTCGGCGACTGTGATGTTCTCGCCGTTGGGCACGTCGGGGACGTAGGCCGATATCGGGGTGTGGAGGCTGAGCTTGCCGTCCTGGGCAAGAAGCACGATCAGTGCGGCCGTCATGGTCTTGGTGTTCGATGCGATCCGGAAGTGCGTGTCGGGCTGCGGTGGCGTCTGTGCACCGAGTTCGGTGGTGCCGACCTTCGCGGTGAACGTGCCCTGTGGGGTCTGCACCAACACCAGTGCCCCCGGCACCCCAAGCTTGTTGGCGGCGTTTTCGACGATCGTCTGCAGGTGTGTGGGGTCGATGGTCTTGAGCGCGGTGGTACGCGTCGTCGAGCATCCGGCGACTGCTAGGGCGAGGCATGCCGTCAGTAGGACCCGCAAAGCTGTCATGCATCATGGTCGCTCGTCGTGCCACCGGACGTGCGCGAATCGCGATTCGCGCACGCTTCACCGCGGCCTCCGGTCGTCAGCTGTCGGCGATGTGGGACCATAGGTGCCGCACAACCGTGCCCGGGGCGGTAGCTCAGTCGGTTAGAGCCGTGGACTCATAATCCATTGGTCGCGGGTTCGAGCCCCGCCCGCCCCACCATGACAGCCTTACTCGAAACCTTGACCGAAAAAAGATCGGCAAGGGTGAGCAGGTCTGTCGAGGTATCAGAGAAAGCCTCCGCTTCGCGGGGGCTTTTCTGCTTGTGGAGTCGCAGTGCCCGCCTCCTGTAAGTGGTTGCTGCTTCGTGCAGTTCCGCGATGAGCGGTGTCTTCTGGTCACCGGTGACTTCGAGGTCATCGAGGTAGAGGCGTTCATAGAACGTCTCGTTGAGGTGTCTGCGCACACTGTCACCGACATTGCGGTAGAGCGTTTGTGGGTCTTCGACTAGGTGCAAGGCGTCGCGCAGGACAGAGACCCCAACCGCCAGCTGTTCTCCCGTATTCGTCAATCCGGCTTGGGTACGTTCGCGGTCTCTTTGGACTTCGTGGAGTTTTGCTCGGATCTTCGCCTGGGGAAGAGCCGCATCTGCGGCGAGGTCGATCAATCGCGCTTCCTTGTCATCGAGGTCGCGAAGGCGACGCGTCAGCGCGGCGTGCATATGCCGTACGCCTTCTTGGTCGTCTGCGACCGCTTGCTCCAGTTGTTGGCGGACCGTGGCTGCGAAGTTGCCTGCAAGTCTCAATGTTGCATAGTGCTGAACGACGGCTTCTTCGACACGTTCGGCACGTAGATGTGGCAGGTCGCAGAGGCCGTCTTGGCGGGCGCGGCAAAGGAAGTAGCCGTACCGTTGTCCGGTCTTGCCGGTGGCCTCCGTATAGATGAGGCGAGCTGTTCGCCCGGCATCGTCGCATCGTTGACAGAACAACGCCCCTTTTAGGTAATGGGTCAGGATTCGATCACGTTGTCCGCGCTGGCTGCGAAAGTTCAGGATGTCTTGGACACGGTCGAAAAGCTCGTGACTGACGATTGCCTCGTGGCGGCCCGGGAATATGGAGCCTTTGTAGACGACAAATCCCGTGTAGTACGGATCCCTGAGCATCTGATGCATCTTCGTGTCCGACACGGGTCGGATTTGTGGCCACCTCGGTGATGGCCGCGACGTTAGACCGAGGTCGGCCATTGTCACGGTAAGTCGTTCGATCGAATAGTCGCCCGTGGCATAAAGCTCCCAAGCCTTGAGCACCAGTGGTGCGCGCTCGGGATCGAGGCCGACGGTGTTGACCATGCGGCCTTCAATTTCGACACGGGTATTGAGATACCCGAGGCGGGCTCGTCCGATCGTTCCGCCATTGATCGCCTTGTGCCGCAGCTTGATCCGAATGTCTTCGCCGCTGAGTTTGTTCTGGACGTCGTTGAAGATGTCGGTGACGGCTTCCATCATGTCGGCGTAGACGCCGTCGCCGAAGTCCTCGCGTGCCGACACCAGCTTCACGTTCAGCTTGTCTAAGAGACGTTTGGTGATCGCGGCGTCGATGTAGTTGCGGAAAGCGCGTGAGCGCGCGTAGACGACCACATAACGGACACCTGGGGTCTCGCGCAGAAACGTCAGCATGTCTTGGAATGCCCCACGCTTCTCGATAGTCGATGCTGACACACCCGGCTCGACGAACTCACGGATTACCTCGGCGCCGAGATTGTTTGCTTTTCGGATCGCGACTTCTCGCTGTGTCGCAATGGAGTTGCCGTCCGGGTCGATGTCAACGGCCGTGTCCATCTGCTTCTTGCTCGATACGCGTAGATAGAGCACGGCTTTCACGCC encodes:
- a CDS encoding serine hydrolase, which encodes MTALRVLLTACLALAVAGCSTTRTTALKTIDPTHLQTIVENAANKLGVPGALVLVQTPQGTFTAKVGTTELGAQTPPQPDTHFRIASNTKTMTAALIVLLAQDGKLSLHTPISAYVPDVPNGENITVADLLTMRSGLYCYTNAPELSAALDADPAKPWTPQQVLGIAFAHQTSAPPDSTYEYCNTNYALLGLAAEKVGGRPLAEQLHDRLFAPFGMQSTTLPGVNDTALPEPYAHGYMYGTTLYAMVDEDYPADMVAAAQAGTLKPIDYTHQNPSYAQAAGGAISTADDLATWMRALVTGKVFDADYHQQWLNSLRPEDPAKPDGQRYGYGISYQRYGPNAAMYYHGGEMPGFNSFMGFDPDNNVALVIWTNLTLSPDGRTTANALVPTALDEIYTGLNLS